The DNA segment tcttttctcctatCTAAACAGTTGAGGCGAACATGCCTTCGGCACGGTGGTAAGGCCAGAGTTTTGAGCCAAGCCCACCCGGGCTTCAAGTCCAGGTGACGCATGGGAGGATCTGATTTATTTCGGATTTCTCCGGTTTCTCCAGCGTGACGCTACAGAAGGGATTACGACGTACTCGTCGTCTTCGGGATTCTCGTTGGGTCCTGATGATCTTTGGATGGACGCTTCCTTCAAGCTGTGTGTAGTTGTAGGGTTAGTATGTGCGTACGTTAGGTGTGTGTGGAGTGAGTGCGTGTGGGTGGAGTAAGTGCACGCGTTCATGTTATACTACAACTGTATTCAATggtgaagaataaaaaaaaaacagttgagCAATACCTCACCAActatacacacatacataagTAACTCTtctttttcattctttttcttttattcttctttttattccATAGCACGCACACACATATGATCCATAAAATACTTCCTCATGCCACACACCTTGTAACACAATCCTGCATAATGTTATCGTCTAATGTTATTGTGTGTAAATTTTAGCTCACGTTATAAACGCACAGATATTCAACTGTAACTTAAACATGTATCAAGCAGTTCTTTATGTCCCAGGTTGGTAGTACAGCACACAAACCATGCATGGTCATACATAGATCACATGCACACAGGCAATCAAACGCACACAAACACAGCGAAGTCCTGTTCCACGTCACACAAACTTAAACAAAGCAGGGATAACATTGTCTGAGGTCTTGATCATGACGGCACACATGTGCAAACAAGCAGGATAAGTACCATCTCGTAGGACGGCAAGGAGGGCTTCAGCCACAAGCCTGTAGCAGCAGAGCAGCGAACTGGTGCTGGTGGTGAGTGAGGCTGAAGCATCAGATGAAGGTCCAGTTGACCAGCATGAGGGCCAGGCAGTGCGGCGCGCCATCGTCGCCCAGCACCTTCCAGGCCACCGCCTGCTCATACGACGCCTGCCGCCCCATGCCCGACTTGCACATGCCGCCAGGGAGGTACGCGAAACCCTGctgaggagaggagaggcagGCAGGTTTCAGTTCAGTCTCATGCGCCCTCATGTGTGCCGCCAACCAACCAACCAGACAACGAAGGAGCCAGCAGGGAGGCAGAAATCAAGCAGCAGAGTGGTACAATGCTGATTATTATTTACCTGGTGCATGATCTTGGGGAGCTCCAAGAACAGAGCCTCCCGGCCCTCGTCACTGAGGACCGCCTCAAGCAGCATGTCCTGGATGTTGATCAGCGTGGTCTCCAGGATGTCGAGCCCGGCGCTGTTGGCGAACATGAGCATAGGAGCAGCCTGCAAACAGTCGACAGCCAGAATTAGTGGTTCCAGAACAGGCAGAGTGATGTGATGAAATCATGAGAACAAGAGCGTAAAATTGTGCGGTGCTAACCTTCAGAGAACAGCAGAGTATCGCATCGCTGTGCTTCCAGAGGAGCGTCAGGGGAGAATCCACATCTTCAGTGTCCGACCAGCGGATCTCAGCTCCTGTGTGAACCCTGAAATTTAGAGCCATAACTTTTTTAGAAACAGTGTTTGATCATATGATTTCAGCATAAGCAATACATGAACAGAACATATTGGATACAAATATAGATAAAACAAATAATGCTAAGCCGAGAAACAGGGTTCTACCTGTAGCTCCTGCCAATCCACTTAGCAAGTGTAAGTGCCTCAGGAGAGCCCGGTGGATGCTTCATTTCTATCTGTGAGCCAATGCAGGAAGGAGCTATCGCCATGGCAACCCTCTGCACAGATGCCATCACAGCTCTGACATACTGCCTCGCCATTGCTGCCACACTCTCACGAAGGTGGTTCTCAAAGGAGAACTGGAAGGCAATTGTCAGGACCGATCTCATGTTGCACGCGCTGGACGCGTCACTTGATGCACGCAAAGCTCCACCTGATCCAACCTCAAGGGCAGATGCAAGATCAAGTGTGCGTGTGGCAGATGGCACATCCTGCAGTTGAGCCGATTATGACTAACCAGTGTCAAACAGACAAGATAAGACTCCAGGAGTAACTACACAGATCAAATATACTAACCGTCTTCCCATCCAGTGGTATCACACGGAAGCCTGAAGGTAGCAGTGGTGCATCGTCAGCAAAAGATTCATCAATAGGTGCAAAGACAAGCTGTGCACATGCACCTGGAGCATTCTCATCAACCCCACTGCAAAGCTGCGGAAGAAAATAATATTGCATCGCCATGAGAATGCAAATAACAAGTGAAACCTAGAGcaagaaaccaattttaaaagaaaaaaatcataccTGCAGGAGGAACATATCCTGAGATAGAAGCACCTCATCATGGCTGAAGCCATGTCCTTCAAGCCTAATGACCTCcaagaactaaaattcaaaaggAGTTAGCCATATGAACTTATATTGGCCATTCATTACAACAAGACAGCAGAAGGGAAACTAATCACCTCTTCATGCTCTAAGGTATGTGCAAGGGGTAGTATAACCTGGCTGCCCATAAACCCACCAGCCCTCAAACCCGGAACAGCATATGGGCTGGCCCTCAAAGAGGCGGCAGAATAAGCATCAACACCAGGATCAGCCCATTCAGAGCGATGCTCCCTCAAAAATCGCACAAGTAGAGCAGGTGGCACATTCTACAATATCCAAAGAAGTATATTGGAGTAAGGTTAACTCAAGGGAATAATTTTGTTCAGGTGAAACAAGCACGAAGATTGTCCATTTAGTATAGTAACAAGCAACTAAATGGAGTATATGGTTTCTTAAAAAGGAACAGAattgagcatatgtaaaaacCTGCAGTAGCATTGATGCTTTTGCGCACATGATGCCACCCCCGACAGCAGAAAAGAATGGGGAGGGGCTGACATAGGATCCAACAAGTTTGTTTGGAGATAAGTTTACTGCAATTGTAATATCCTCAGCGCCATCACTGCTCAACAAAGACCAACCATCATCTGGAAAGCCACTCACAGCATCATTGAAGCCTCTGCAAATCAGATTTTGGATTTCAGAGCAGCAGTAGACAAGAGCATGGAATGCTATTACAAGAAAGACAGGCAAATTGCTTATATGAGCACAGGGCCATTCGATATTTTACACCTGCTGAGCCTTTGACTGAAGGTTCTGAGAACAGCTGGCTGGCGCCCACCATAGGGGATTTCACCACTTGACTCATGCGCAATTTGCCTAATGTGTCGCATCGCCTGTACACAAACCAGTACATGTCACTGGTGCATCAGTAAAACTACAGATTCAGGAGTCGCACCAAAGCCCAATAAGTGCTTAGTAACCATGAAAATAGAACAGTAAGACATACCGCAACAGTCATCTTCTGTGCAAGGATCTTTGGAGATTCATAGAGTGGTTTAAGGACCTCAGGCACACTCCAAGCCTATAGTAGAAAAATAAGATAATTAGACACGTATCTCTGCTCACAAAAAATGCATATCTTGCTATTTAAGTGCACACTCGTTAATATGAAAGCCTTGTTGCTACTTACATCCAGATCAACATGGTCCACAATGTAAATCATGGAGCCACCTCCCTCACATGGTCGAATCAGATAGCCACTAGGAAGGACCAAAGCTCTGATAAAATTCGGAGTGTTAGGTCCAGAAGGACCTCCAGTGGACTGAGTCAATGACCTTTCACAGATCTACAGAACAAGACAGTGCCACATTGTTACCAATACTGCAGGTAAGCAGCAAATATAATGATTGTGCCAAAAGTGGCAGCCAAGCACCATTTAACACAACGGTATTTACACTAGTGTGAAAAGGCACAATTATACAACAGTGTTTGCACTACAGTGAAAAGGCACAATGATAAGTTCGATCCAAACAGATTGAGCCCGGTCAGACCATgacgaaaaaataaaaaatgacagCAGACAAATCAAGGACTTGAGCAATACCACAAGACTGCCATCGTCAAGGCCACTGGTGTAACGGAGCGTCCAAAAGTCGCGCGGTGCTGCCAGAGTTGTCAGTGAGTAAGTCTACAAATTAAAAGAGAAATGATCATTATCAAGATAAGTATAGTAACTAGTACAGAAACAAGCACATAAAAAAGTGAAACTTCTGAGCAGATATATACCTGCATGTAGATCAGCTCAATTGTTCCACCATTACCCGTGGGGATAACATGGAGGATATCAACACGCCGGCAATCGCGATACCACGATGCGCGATCCTTAAGGATCTCGGCAACCTAAAAAGAAATTCATTAGGGGGTGTCTCTGTCTGCAGAACGGGAAAGAAAGTAGGCCAAAGAGAAACAGCATACCTTTGTGGGCTCAAGGCTCACAAGGCCACAAGCTCTTGCTGCTACGCCACTACAGTTGTGCGAAACAGTGATGATTCCAATGGAATCCGGACCAGGCTGTGATTAGTATCACATTTGAAATGGTGAGAACAAATCAAAGTGTGCATTACAATATTGTACGGTGAGTACAAGCACATTACCTTCATCCCAACCATTTGCACCCAGTTGACAGCAGTTCCAGTCGCCTTGGACATGAACTCTGCCAAGGTCTCCTCAGCAATGGCGAGTAGACTGcacaaaaaggaaaataacATTTCATCAAACTCACATAGACCAAGCATAGCGTTGGATAAAAATTGAAATAGGTTTTCCAGTTACCCTGCTGGGTTGTTCGCATCCCTTTGTGGGGGATGCGGAACTGCTGGGTTTTGCTGTTGGTGGTGCTGACCACTTGTCACCACAGACTCACAGCTCGTGTCTGTGGTGGCTACAGAAGGCTGCCAAATTACAAGCAAATGTTACTGCAAGCAAAAAAAGATAACAGAAAAGTAGCAATCAACAACGATAACAGGCATATAAGCTAGTACTACTGTAATAGACTATTGAACCAAGAATGCAGCAAGCTATGAGTCATGAAACGAAACCATTCTAGTACAAAGCCAAAACGACACTGAAAAGAGACAGGAAGCTCACATTGTGGAGTTGGTTCCGCATGTACCCGTTGTCGTAGACGAGACGGGACACCTGCTTCTGCAGCCGGTCATTTTCCTCCATCAACAGCTTATTCATCGCACTCAGCTTCCGGTTCACAGTTTGCAGGCGAGAGGACTCCTTGCGCTGCTTCTCCCGGCATCTACCAATCACAAGAAGGCACGGTTCAGTGGCAGACACACATAAGAAAGTAAGTAAGCAAATAGTGGCTTCTAATGCACAGGATTCCCTTCTAGTTCTTGGTTGCCACAAACCAAATGAACAGAAAGGGAGCGATGCAAAGGTATTTCAGCAATATTCTCTTATGGCATGAAAGGGGGTCATTATACAGGAATATAACGAAAAAGGTGCAGCAAAAGAGACAAATGGCTACTATGTAGTAACCGAAATATGTGAATCATTGCCTAATTGAAAGTGATGTGTGTGTCTGCATCTATGAAGTCTGGTCTAAATTTGCACTTCCTGAGCTCAGGGTGaaagattctttgttttttttaaccttCATCAAACGTTTGCTTAAAAGGTGTCGTTATTCTCATTCTTCCACAGTGGCACCACCACGAACAAAACTATTACCAAACTTTTAATCAACTGAAAAAAATCACAGGAACAAGAACACCACCACTGAGGTGGAAAAGATGGGCCTCGCCTCAGAATGGCAAGCACAGGAAACAAGAAATTCCCAAGCAGTTTTATTCAAGCCAATCAGTGTCACCACAAACGGCATCACATTTGCAACAACACATAAGccaaatatttgacaaagaaagTGTGCAGTCCTTCAAAATCCAGAATATTTGACCACTCACATCACCACAAAATACACAAGGAACCACTGCAAGGTGCTTGCTTCAGCCCCCTACGCACCCCACGAACAGCAAGAAAGATGCTATAAAAAGTACTGGAGAGTGGAGACACAGAAACCCTGATCGATGTGGAAAGCTTCTCGAAGTCCAAACAAATCTCGATGAAATAAGCACAGATTCAAGAAAACCGACCAAGATACCTCATTTTCGCAAATTTCAGAACAATAGCAGGCTAGCAGCTTCAACCCCTACAAAATGCCCTCATTTCTACTGCAAAAGAACATTAAAGACACTCCTACAAATCCTCAAAAACGAGCCTTTTTCCCACAaccgaaaacaaaaaaaatctgctAAAAAAGCCAAGAATACAATCTTTACCGAGGTAAAGACGAAAGAAGGGACGCCTATTTCCATATACCAAGCAAGGAACCGGCCAAAATTAATCCAAAGCCAAATCTAACACACCAAAACCGCATAAAAATTCACCCTTTCTGCACCAAAAGTAAATGCAAAACGAACAATGATAGGTTATGAATCTCATCTCCAGCATCCAACGGAAACATCCCCTAAAATGAACAAGTATCTAGCAAACCGGTGGAGAAAGGGGTTCCTTTTCCCGCATTCCCCACAAGAACCCTCGAATCACCCATCCAGATCGATCGGGGAGCGACTGACCTGCGGTTTtggaaccagaccttgatctgTTTGGTCTCGATGTTGCTGAGGATGGGGCACTCCCTGATGATCTGCTGCCTGCGCAGCGAGCTGGGCTTGGGGCACTCGCTGTACACGCGCTCCAGCGCCTCCACCTGCTCCGGCGTGTACCGCACGTACTTGCCCGTGTCCACCTGCGGCGCTGCCCCCGCACCCGGGGACAGCTTCTCCCTGATCGCCACCGTCGCCATGCTTGCCTCTGCCGTCACTAGCTAACCCACGAGTATGAGGCCAAGGACGCCGATGCGTCATGGCCTGAGGGTCAAGGCACCGCCGCAAGCTCCTCCCGTGGTTGCTGCCATGGCGGTGGGGGTTTcttggaggaggtggaggtggcttTGGAAGTGAAGGAGAGTCGAGGAGCAGGCGAGCGTGGGGAGATGGTTTTAATAGAGTACTGCTACAGCAGCGGCAAGGAGTAGTTTCTGGTCACATGAAagctttctctctcctctttgctttttttagaGAGAAGTAGCAGTACAAGTACTCCTCCGGTCCTCCCGTTCTTTTCTTCTCCAAGGATTAGTGTAGTGTCCAGTCCTTGACATGAGAATGAGATACTTCGGCTTTACTTCTTCTAATACAAAAGAGGTTTCCCCATTTAAAAAGGTCTTGCTGTGCCCCCATCGGTGTCCTCTCACGGGCGGCGGCCTTCCAAAACTCTACCTTAACCACTTCCCCGTCTCTCCTATCATAATTATCATCACTAATTTATGGCAAATGCGACGGTCGGAGCAAAGCTGTCAGCCTTTTCCTCCCCCATCTCCTTCCCTCTCtacatcttcttcctcccaccCCACCCCTGCAACGGGCGGCGACCTCCCCAAACTCTACCCTAACCACTTCGTCGTCTCACCTATCATAATTGTCATCACCGATTTGTGGCAAAGGCGACGACCGAAGCAAAGCTATCAGCATCTTCCTCCCCCATCTCCTTCCCTCCCtacatcttcttcctcccaccCCACCCCTGCAATGATGGACGTTGGTCATTATGGAGTTGGCATGTCGGGCCAATCTTCGCCAACACAGCCTAGATCCGCACGGTGGCAGTCGATTTATGCTAGATTGGACGAGATGCAGTGGTGTCGTATATTCGTCATCGGTGGGGGCACTTCACCGTAACTCAGCATGCGTGTAGGGGCGTTGTTGTGCTCTAGCGCAGTGTTGTTGCCTAGGTCGGCACCGTTCTCGGTAGTCATCACCGTCATGGGCGGCACACTCGCTCGCAAGCCCAAGGTTGTCGGGATCTAAATGGTGATGCTGTGTTTTTACACGATGGCCAACGATATCTCCGACGGCCAATTCTCTTCTCCAAGCAGCACTCAACCCCATCTCAGCCTCCCCACCGTCACGCCGGTTCCTTCCTTTGTTGGACTTGTCTCTTCCCCCAGATCTGGTCAGTGGGGAGCTACATGGCGTGGTGGTGGCTCCGTGGGCGACGCATGTGTGAGAAGTTGGCGACCGCTTCGTTTGCATTGCTGGCTTGGTGTGGAAGCTCCAGTTGAAAGCCCTACTCGGCTTCTTCTTGTGCCAGCAACGCCGACACCTTCGAACGCAACCACCTTCTTAGAGGCATTATCATGGTGTCCCCGCTTCCACATCCATAAGGATTCTTCGGGTGAAAACTTAGGTTTGGTTTTCCAGATGGGCGATGACGGCATCTTCAATGGCATGTCCTCTTTGGAGGCATTGCTTTGGAGTTCCTGCCTCGCGTTTGGTGGCTACCGGACTGGCATTGGTAAGTTCGGAGGCAACGAAGTCTCCTCCATGTGGCACATTTTGGGTCGTTCTACAGTGCTCCAAACCT comes from the Phragmites australis chromosome 22, lpPhrAust1.1, whole genome shotgun sequence genome and includes:
- the LOC133905279 gene encoding homeobox-leucine zipper protein HOX33-like isoform X2, with the translated sequence MATVAIREKLSPGAGAAPQVDTGKYVRYTPEQVEALERVYSECPKPSSLRRQQIIRECPILSNIETKQIKVWFQNRRCREKQRKESSRLQTVNRKLSAMNKLLMEENDRLQKQVSRLVYDNGYMRNQLHNPSVATTDTSCESVVTSGQHHQQQNPAVPHPPQRDANNPAGLLAIAEETLAEFMSKATGTAVNWVQMVGMKPGPDSIGIITVSHNCSGVAARACGLVSLEPTKVAEILKDRASWYRDCRRVDILHVIPTGNGGTIELIYMQTYSLTTLAAPRDFWTLRYTSGLDDGSLVICERSLTQSTGGPSGPNTPNFIRALVLPSGYLIRPCEGGGSMIYIVDHVDLDAWSVPEVLKPLYESPKILAQKMTVAAMRHIRQIAHESSGEIPYGGRQPAVLRTFSQRLSRGFNDAVSGFPDDGWSLLSSDGAEDITIAVNLSPNKLVGSYVSPSPFFSAVGGGIMCAKASMLLQNVPPALLVRFLREHRSEWADPGVDAYSAASLRASPYAVPGLRAGGFMGSQVILPLAHTLEHEEFLEVIRLEGHGFSHDEVLLSQDMFLLQLCSGVDENAPGACAQLVFAPIDESFADDAPLLPSGFRVIPLDGKTDVPSATRTLDLASALEVGSGGALRASSDASSACNMRSVLTIAFQFSFENHLRESVAAMARQYVRAVMASVQRVAMAIAPSCIGSQIEMKHPPGSPEALTLAKWIGRSYRVHTGAEIRWSDTEDVDSPLTLLWKHSDAILCCSLKAAPMLMFANSAGLDILETTLINIQDMLLEAVLSDEGREALFLELPKIMHQGFAYLPGGMCKSGMGRQASYEQAVAWKVLGDDGAPHCLALMLVNWTFI
- the LOC133905279 gene encoding homeobox-leucine zipper protein HOX33-like isoform X1, coding for MATVAIREKLSPGAGAAPQVDTGKYVRYTPEQVEALERVYSECPKPSSLRRQQIIRECPILSNIETKQIKVWFQNRRCREKQRKESSRLQTVNRKLSAMNKLLMEENDRLQKQVSRLVYDNGYMRNQLHNPSVATTDTSCESVVTSGQHHQQQNPAVPHPPQRDANNPAGLLAIAEETLAEFMSKATGTAVNWVQMVGMKPGPDSIGIITVSHNCSGVAARACGLVSLEPTKVAEILKDRASWYRDCRRVDILHVIPTGNGGTIELIYMQTYSLTTLAAPRDFWTLRYTSGLDDGSLVICERSLTQSTGGPSGPNTPNFIRALVLPSGYLIRPCEGGGSMIYIVDHVDLDAWSVPEVLKPLYESPKILAQKMTVAAMRHIRQIAHESSGEIPYGGRQPAVLRTFSQRLSRGFNDAVSGFPDDGWSLLSSDGAEDITIAVNLSPNKLVGSYVSPSPFFSAVGGGIMCAKASMLLQNVPPALLVRFLREHRSEWADPGVDAYSAASLRASPYAVPGLRAGGFMGSQVILPLAHTLEHEEFLEVIRLEGHGFSHDEVLLSQDMFLLQLCSGVDENAPGACAQLVFAPIDESFADDAPLLPSGFRVIPLDGKTDVPSATRTLDLASALEVGSGGALRASSDASSACNMRSVLTIAFQFSFENHLRESVAAMARQYVRAVMASVQRVAMAIAPSCIGSQIEMKHPPGSPEALTLAKWIGRSYRVHTGAEIRWSDTEDVDSPLTLLWKHSDAILCCSLKAAPMLMFANSAGLDILETTLINIQDMLLEAVLSDEGREALFLELPKIMHQQGFAYLPGGMCKSGMGRQASYEQAVAWKVLGDDGAPHCLALMLVNWTFI